DNA sequence from the Bacteroidota bacterium genome:
CTATCTTAGAAAACGTATTAAGGACAAATTGATTATCATTACTGGCTCGATGCGTCCGGAAAGGTTTAGTAACTCTGAAGCTCCAATAAATATAGGTAGTGCTATAGCTACTGCTAACTTGATGAAAAAAGGAGTTTTTATTGCTATGCATGGTATCGTAAAAAAGGACACTGAAATAAAAAGGAATTTTAACACAGGAAAATATTTTTAATATGAAAATTAGAACTAGCCAAAGAATACCCAAGAGTAATGGGCATTACTCACAGTGCATTGAACATAATGGTATTCTGTATTTATCCGGACAATTACCTATCGACCCGATAACTAGAAATATTCCGGAAACGATCGAAGAACAAGCTGATTTGGTGCTAAAAAATATAGAAACAATATTAAAAGAAGTTGGTAGTTCTAAAAACAAAGTGTTACAAGTACGTGTTTATGTTCCAAGTATCGAGTTGTGGGATAAGGTAAATGATCGATATAGTTTGTTTTTTGAAAGTCACAAGCCGGCCAGATGTATAATTCCTACACGTGAATTACACTTCGGATGCCTTATTGAAATTGAAGTAACAGCCATATCATAAGCTCATAAAATTATGCAAAAAGAAGACCTTATTATAGCCCATCAGAGAATTAAACCATTTATTCATGATACAGCAATACTTAGTTCAAAATATATTAATGAAATTGTAGGTGCAAATCTTCTATTTAAATGTGAAAACTTTCAGAAAATGGGAGCTTTTAAAATGAGAGGAGCAACTAATGCAATAATGCAATTAACAGATGCACAAAAAAAGAAAGGTGTGGTAACACATTCGTCAGGTAATTTTTCACAAGCATTATCTCTTGCAGCCAAAAGTTTAGGTGTTAAAGCATTTATTGTCATGCCGTCCAATTCAACTCAAATCAAGAAGGATGCAGTTAGGGGATATGGGGTGGATATTATTGAATGTGAATCTACACTTATAGCAAGAGAAACTACTGCCGAAGAAATTCAGCAAAGAGAAGGAGCTACTTTTATTCATCCTTCAAACAATATTGATGTTATTTTAGGACAGGGAACGGCATGTAAAGAGTTTTTGGAAAAACAACCTGATTTAGAATATATTTTCGTACCTGTTGGCGGAGGGGGGTTGATTGCCGGAACTGCTTTAGCGGCTTTATATTTCGGAAATAATTGCAAAGTAATTGGAGCAGAACCATTTGAGGCTGATGATGCATATAGGTCTTTACTAAGTGGAGTTATAGAGTCAAATATTTCTACAAATACTATCGCAGATGGGCTTAAAACAGAATTAGGAGATATAAACTTCCCGATAATTCAAAAGTATGTCGACCGGATAATACGTGTAACAGAAGAGGAGATAATAAGTGCCATGCGATTATTATGGGAGCGAATGAAAATTGTTGTGGAACCTTCAAGTGCAGTCGCATTGGCAGCTTTAATAAAGGAAAGCCATTTATTTAGCAACAAAAATTTAGGTATTATCATTTCTGGCGGAAATGTCGATTTACATAAATTACCTTTTTAGATTATCCTTAATCTAAGATTAAAATAAGTCAATAAAATAGCATGTTGACTACCTCCTAAATTATCGCCGATATAATAAAAATATCGAGGATTGTATAAAGACAAATGCAATATGTATAATTAATTATATATTTATTTGTTTTACGTATAATATATTATATTTTTACTCTTTGTAATAGTACAATTCTTAAACTCAGATAAATTTATAACTAATTTTATAAGTTAAGATTTATGATTCTTAAACAGAGTAATGTGGTATTATTTAGTCATCAGGTAATCATAATTATTGTATAAGCGATACGGCCATAACCTAAGAAGCATAATATCAATTTTTAATAATAATGAAATGAAACCATTTTTAGTATTTGTAATTATCCTTCTGCTTTTGAATGGTTATTCTCAAACAAGTGATAGTTTAAAAAGATCTGATTTGAAGGAGCTTGTTGTTACCGCCTCACGCAATCAAAAATTATTGACCAAAACACCCGAAGTAATGCAAATTATTACTTCGAAAGATATTGAGCAGCTTAATGTAAACTCTACGGGAGAAATACTTGAATACGTAACAGGTGTAAATATTGAATCAGGCACTGGAAGTGGCTATCCCAAAAGGAGCATCGTTAGTTTAGATGGATTTCCTGCCAATTACACTTTAATCATGGTTGATGGTATTCGTTTAATCACAGAACATATACATACAGGACAAAACATCGATATTATTCCACCTGAAAATATTGAACGAATAGAAATTATAAAAGGAGCCGCATCAGCGCAATATGGGAGTGATGCTATGGGAGGGATTGTAAATATTGTTACAAAAAAAGCATCCGATAAAACAGAATCAAGTATCTCTTTTTCTGGAGGGAGCTATAATACCTATAATACAACACTATCTGTTCTAACTCCGGTAAACGATAAAGTTAGTGTTTCTACATTATCAAATTATGAGCAATCGGCTGGTGTTCCTATATTAGCACCAAGTCATCGAATTGGAAAAATGGGATATACCAAATTCAGTACGATGAATAATTTGAGTTGGGTTATAAGCTCAAAATCTTCCTTAAATTCGAATTTATATTACTCTCATAATAGTATGGAATTCAGGGATGATAATGTGTATGGCAGAATGCTGTTATCATCAATGGATTATAAGCACATTCTTAATAATCATATAAATGTAACTGCACGCTTAAAATATTCTCACTGG
Encoded proteins:
- a CDS encoding RidA family protein, translated to MKIRTSQRIPKSNGHYSQCIEHNGILYLSGQLPIDPITRNIPETIEEQADLVLKNIETILKEVGSSKNKVLQVRVYVPSIELWDKVNDRYSLFFESHKPARCIIPTRELHFGCLIEIEVTAIS
- a CDS encoding threonine/serine dehydratase, with protein sequence MQKEDLIIAHQRIKPFIHDTAILSSKYINEIVGANLLFKCENFQKMGAFKMRGATNAIMQLTDAQKKKGVVTHSSGNFSQALSLAAKSLGVKAFIVMPSNSTQIKKDAVRGYGVDIIECESTLIARETTAEEIQQREGATFIHPSNNIDVILGQGTACKEFLEKQPDLEYIFVPVGGGGLIAGTALAALYFGNNCKVIGAEPFEADDAYRSLLSGVIESNISTNTIADGLKTELGDINFPIIQKYVDRIIRVTEEEIISAMRLLWERMKIVVEPSSAVALAALIKESHLFSNKNLGIIISGGNVDLHKLPF